From the genome of Bradyrhizobium elkanii USDA 76, one region includes:
- a CDS encoding flavin-containing monooxygenase produces MTMTEQARDAKPSAIDKERLRLKYQEERNKRLRPDGNDQYLQIKGQLAHYLDDPYTPVAERAPKTDHVTFAFIGGGFAGLATAARLTEAGIEDVRIVEKGGDFGGTWYWNRYPGAQCDTASMVYMPLLEETGHMPSEKYAHAPEILAHCQRIGRQFNLYDNALFHTEVTSLDWDAARSRWIIRTTRGDAFTAQYVGIGTGPLHVPKLPGIPGIECFKGHSFHTSRWDYDYTGGDPKGVLMERLADKRVGIIGTGATSVQCIPHLARACKELYVFQRTPSSVDVRGNGPIDPDWFAEIATPGWQQRWLENFTANQAGGSAEEDLVQDGWTDLSKRIRAKIMLLPREQRSVENMRAAFEDSDFEKMEEIRNRIDTIVRDADTAKNLKAWYGQLCKRPCFHDAYLQAFNAPGTHLVDTDGKGVEEITENGIVVAGKEYQLDCIIYASGFEVGTEYKRRAGFDLTGRDGVKLSEHWAEGMRTKHGIHVHGFPNVFFVQPTQGANLISNVPHNLTEAARTIALMVGHAQDNGFKEIEVSKEAEDRWVELLLTGVGRMIGGPDCTPGYYNNEGREPGPAAKLNVGHPSGALAYFKYIDGWRRSGQFEGVQFR; encoded by the coding sequence ATGACGATGACCGAGCAAGCCCGAGACGCAAAACCATCCGCGATCGACAAGGAGCGGCTGCGCCTGAAGTATCAGGAGGAGCGCAACAAGCGGCTGCGTCCCGATGGCAATGACCAGTATCTCCAGATCAAGGGCCAGCTCGCGCATTATCTCGACGATCCCTACACGCCGGTCGCTGAGCGCGCACCGAAGACCGATCACGTCACCTTCGCCTTCATCGGCGGCGGCTTCGCCGGGCTCGCCACCGCGGCGCGGCTGACCGAGGCCGGGATCGAGGATGTCCGCATTGTCGAGAAGGGCGGCGATTTCGGCGGCACATGGTACTGGAACCGGTATCCCGGCGCGCAGTGCGACACGGCGTCGATGGTCTACATGCCGCTGCTCGAAGAGACCGGCCACATGCCGTCCGAGAAATACGCGCATGCGCCCGAGATCCTGGCGCACTGCCAGCGGATCGGCCGGCAGTTCAATCTTTATGACAACGCGCTGTTTCACACCGAGGTGACGAGCCTCGATTGGGACGCCGCGCGATCGCGCTGGATCATCCGCACCACGCGCGGCGACGCCTTCACCGCGCAATATGTCGGCATCGGCACTGGCCCGCTGCACGTGCCGAAGCTGCCCGGCATTCCCGGCATCGAGTGCTTCAAGGGCCACTCGTTCCACACCAGCCGCTGGGATTACGACTACACCGGCGGCGATCCCAAGGGCGTGCTGATGGAGAGGCTTGCCGACAAGCGCGTCGGCATCATCGGCACCGGCGCGACCTCGGTGCAATGCATTCCGCACCTCGCGCGCGCCTGCAAGGAGCTCTACGTATTCCAGCGCACGCCGTCGTCGGTCGACGTGCGCGGCAACGGGCCGATCGATCCGGACTGGTTCGCCGAGATCGCGACCCCGGGCTGGCAACAGCGCTGGCTGGAGAATTTCACCGCCAACCAGGCCGGCGGATCGGCCGAGGAGGATCTGGTGCAGGACGGCTGGACCGACCTGTCGAAGCGGATCCGCGCCAAGATCATGCTGCTGCCGCGCGAGCAGCGAAGCGTGGAAAACATGCGGGCGGCGTTCGAGGATTCCGACTTCGAGAAGATGGAGGAAATCCGCAACCGGATCGACACCATCGTCCGCGATGCCGACACCGCCAAGAACCTCAAGGCCTGGTACGGCCAGCTCTGCAAGCGGCCGTGCTTCCACGACGCCTATCTACAGGCGTTCAACGCCCCTGGCACCCATCTGGTCGATACCGACGGCAAGGGCGTCGAGGAGATCACCGAGAACGGGATCGTCGTCGCGGGCAAGGAATATCAGCTCGATTGCATCATCTATGCGTCGGGATTCGAGGTCGGTACCGAGTACAAGCGGCGCGCGGGCTTCGATCTCACCGGCCGCGATGGCGTCAAGCTGTCGGAGCATTGGGCCGAGGGCATGCGCACCAAGCACGGCATCCACGTGCACGGCTTCCCCAACGTGTTCTTCGTGCAGCCGACCCAGGGCGCCAATCTGATCTCCAATGTGCCGCACAACCTGACCGAAGCGGCGCGCACCATCGCGCTGATGGTCGGCCATGCGCAGGACAACGGCTTCAAGGAAATCGAAGTCAGCAAGGAAGCCGAGGATCGCTGGGTCGAACTGCTGTTGACCGGCGTCGGCCGGATGATCGGCGGGCCGGATTGCACGCCCGGCTACTACAACAATGAGGGCCGTGAGCCCGGTCCCGCGGCCAAGCTCAATGTCGGGCATCCCTCGGGCGCGCTGGCCTACTTCAAATATATCGACGGCTGGCGCCGCAGCGGCCAGTTCGAGGGCGTGCAATTCCGCTGA
- a CDS encoding IclR family transcriptional regulator, which yields MTASSPAEVQADPSFATTLAHGLDVLAAFRRHPGSLSNAELALHTGLSRPTVSRLTYTLEQLGYLRRDTKGRFVLGLGALAAAYPVLSALKVRQLARPLMRDFATYAGGTVSIAMPFGIDFIYVETLRTTDTAPHVPDVGFVSTLAPTAVGRALLSLFTEEELGAYVVRVKAERPDEFDYVQKRTLPDVELCRDRGFAVSLGEWRREIFGVAAPLYRTPTGECLSVNCGVPSFRFSAEQIERECGPRILGLARSIRALVEEG from the coding sequence ATGACAGCATCTTCCCCTGCCGAGGTTCAGGCGGATCCGTCCTTCGCCACCACCCTGGCGCATGGGCTCGACGTGCTGGCGGCGTTTCGCCGTCATCCGGGCTCGCTGTCGAACGCCGAACTCGCGTTGCATACCGGCCTGTCGCGGCCGACGGTGTCGCGGCTGACCTACACGCTCGAGCAACTCGGCTATCTCAGGCGCGACACCAAGGGTCGCTTCGTGCTTGGCCTCGGCGCGCTCGCCGCCGCCTATCCCGTGTTGTCCGCGCTGAAGGTGCGTCAGCTGGCACGTCCGCTGATGCGCGACTTCGCGACCTATGCCGGCGGCACGGTGTCGATCGCGATGCCGTTCGGCATCGACTTCATCTATGTCGAAACGCTGCGCACGACGGATACGGCGCCGCATGTGCCCGACGTCGGCTTTGTCAGCACGCTGGCGCCAACCGCGGTCGGGCGCGCACTGCTGTCGCTGTTCACCGAGGAAGAGCTCGGCGCCTATGTCGTGCGCGTCAAGGCCGAGCGCCCCGACGAGTTCGATTACGTGCAGAAGCGCACCTTGCCCGATGTGGAATTGTGCCGCGACCGCGGCTTTGCCGTCTCGCTCGGCGAATGGCGGCGCGAGATCTTCGGCGTCGCCGCCCCGCTCTATCGCACGCCGACCGGCGAATGCCTGTCGGTCAATTGCGGCGTCCCCTCCTTCCGCTTCAGCGCCGAGCAGATCGAGCGCGAATGCGGCCCGCGCATCCTCGGACTCGCCCGCAGCATCCGCGCGCTGGTGGAGGAAGGCTAA
- a CDS encoding ABC transporter ATP-binding protein, giving the protein MTATLEVTDLRKQFSIGRPAIDGVSFGVPAGEIVVLLGPSGCGKTTTLRCVAGLEHPTGGEISISGRVVSSPASGILVPPRSRDLGMVFQSYAVWPHMTVRQNVIYPLKHRKIGRADAGRMVEEALALVGLSDYADRPVVALSGGQMQRVALARSMVYRPQLLLLDEPLSNLDAKLRLRLRDDLRVILKQTGMTALYVTHDQAEAVVLGDRIGVMRDGKLLQMDTPDMIYNRPADLFVANFTGATNELAGRLVTCDGRYGVVDFGDGRQGEVTLCQTLNPDEKVRIALRPENIAIGRPDGANTFAAKVLDRRYQGTQTAYGIELFGKRLEAIELGTAARHQVGVEAQVALPRECLWAYRDSGPASHD; this is encoded by the coding sequence ATGACGGCGACGCTCGAAGTCACCGATCTCAGGAAGCAGTTTTCGATCGGCCGTCCGGCCATCGACGGCGTCAGCTTTGGCGTGCCGGCCGGCGAGATCGTGGTGCTGCTGGGGCCGTCCGGCTGCGGCAAGACCACGACGCTGCGCTGCGTCGCCGGGCTCGAGCATCCGACCGGTGGCGAGATAAGCATTTCCGGGCGGGTGGTCTCGTCGCCGGCAAGCGGCATCCTCGTGCCGCCGCGTTCGCGCGATCTCGGCATGGTGTTCCAGTCCTATGCGGTGTGGCCGCATATGACGGTGCGGCAGAACGTGATCTATCCGCTGAAGCACCGCAAGATCGGGCGCGCCGATGCTGGCCGCATGGTCGAGGAGGCGCTGGCGCTGGTCGGACTGTCCGATTATGCCGACCGGCCGGTGGTGGCGTTGTCGGGCGGCCAGATGCAGCGCGTCGCGCTGGCGCGCAGCATGGTGTACCGGCCGCAACTCCTGCTGCTCGACGAGCCGCTGTCGAACCTCGATGCCAAACTGCGCCTGCGGCTGCGGGACGACCTTCGCGTCATCCTCAAGCAGACCGGCATGACCGCGCTCTACGTCACCCATGACCAGGCCGAGGCGGTCGTGCTTGGCGACCGGATCGGCGTGATGCGCGACGGCAAGCTGTTGCAGATGGACACGCCCGACATGATCTACAATCGTCCGGCCGATCTGTTCGTCGCCAATTTCACCGGCGCCACCAACGAGCTCGCGGGCAGGCTCGTCACATGCGACGGCCGCTATGGCGTGGTCGATTTCGGTGACGGCCGGCAAGGCGAGGTCACGCTGTGCCAGACGCTTAATCCCGACGAGAAAGTGCGGATCGCGCTGCGGCCCGAGAACATCGCGATCGGCCGCCCCGACGGCGCCAACACGTTCGCGGCAAAGGTGCTCGACCGCAGATATCAGGGCACCCAGACCGCCTACGGCATTGAGCTGTTCGGCAAACGGCTGGAAGCGATCGAACTCGGCACCGCCGCGCGCCATCAGGTCGGCGTCGAGGCACAGGTCGCGTTGCCGCGCGAATGCCTGTGGGCCTACCGCGACAGCGGGCCGGCATCGCATGACTAG
- a CDS encoding ABC transporter substrate-binding protein: protein MDRRTFTTLALASVAALALVPAAQAQEFGSAELIAAAKSEGKLVFYTANFAEIEQQVIKAFNKRFPEIKVEMVRAPGGQLITRVKTEAAAGKLIADVVDHSDRALMQPLEDLFQDYAPPNAADYDPHALISPKYWPRATIAWSIAYNTELVKDPPKSWMDLTKPQYDKLIGQVFAQSGGTTWTRIMFERQVLGEDYWARQAATHPVLYPSGAPTADALVRGEIAIAPLLYNVIYQKKKDGAPIEIFFPPEGAPVNPYATGIPKTAAHPNAAKLFLNWCLSKEGQTFMIKELGNLTSLKAPPAYPEGFDPKVVKLWYPKFDEYVKLHAAWVADWDKTFGYRQ, encoded by the coding sequence ATGGATAGACGAACCTTCACCACACTGGCCTTGGCAAGCGTGGCGGCGCTTGCATTGGTGCCTGCTGCACAGGCGCAGGAGTTCGGCTCGGCGGAGTTGATCGCGGCGGCCAAGTCCGAAGGCAAGCTCGTCTTTTACACCGCGAACTTCGCCGAGATCGAGCAGCAGGTGATCAAGGCCTTCAACAAGCGCTTTCCCGAGATCAAGGTCGAGATGGTCCGCGCGCCCGGCGGCCAGCTGATCACCCGCGTCAAGACGGAGGCCGCGGCCGGCAAGCTGATCGCCGATGTCGTCGACCATTCCGACCGCGCGCTGATGCAGCCGCTGGAAGACCTGTTCCAGGATTACGCGCCGCCGAACGCGGCCGATTACGATCCGCACGCGCTGATCTCGCCGAAATACTGGCCGCGCGCGACGATCGCCTGGTCGATCGCCTACAACACCGAGCTGGTGAAGGACCCGCCGAAATCCTGGATGGACCTGACCAAGCCGCAATATGACAAGTTGATCGGGCAGGTGTTCGCGCAGTCCGGCGGCACCACCTGGACGCGGATCATGTTCGAGCGCCAGGTGCTCGGCGAGGACTACTGGGCCAGGCAGGCGGCGACCCATCCGGTGCTGTATCCCTCCGGCGCGCCGACGGCCGATGCGCTGGTGCGCGGCGAGATCGCGATCGCGCCGCTGCTCTACAACGTGATCTACCAAAAGAAGAAGGACGGCGCGCCGATCGAGATCTTCTTTCCGCCTGAAGGTGCTCCGGTCAATCCCTACGCGACCGGGATTCCGAAGACGGCGGCTCACCCCAACGCAGCAAAGCTGTTCCTGAACTGGTGCCTGTCCAAGGAAGGACAGACCTTCATGATCAAGGAGCTCGGCAACCTCACATCCCTGAAGGCGCCGCCGGCATATCCGGAGGGGTTCGATCCAAAGGTGGTCAAGCTCTGGTATCCGAAGTTCGACGAGTATGTGAAGCTGCATGCGGCGTGGGTCGCGGACTGGGACAAGACGTTTGGCTACCGGCAATAG
- a CDS encoding ABC transporter permease, translated as MHGQADRRSEAMRSASEGTRRRAFTGLWVAALLAILTFLVIYPVFMLLLGALTDTNPVVDGIRLSLSHLSIANFLAVLANPNVAEALLNTLIACGGGTVIAVAIGLLFSWIVVRTNTPFKGFIAAASILPLFAPPLVAGVAWAILGSPKTGLINTMFKWMGSDLRVDLYSMWGLVFVFGIYYAPYVYMFTSSALRNMDPSLEEAAEISGASPVATLFTVTFPLIMPAIVSGMLLSFIVMLGIYGIPAVLGAPTNLSVLTTYIFKLTNWSPPLYNTAAAVAIILMVVTGLLVYLQQKLLSGRSYTTVAGKAFRPRSLDLGPWRWLTFAIGIVYLLIVVVLPSLALIVAAFRKFMFIRDVASLFDMRQYSLTHFESIFDNPLTMRSIYNAVEVGVITAVVGGALAFAIGYTIHRTRVSGRGAIDLISTLPVAIPGLVVGVAYLWAWIGVPGGLYGTIWILALAFIARFMPDTVKALSTSFLQIHRELEEAAWVCGKGVLGTIRTIVLPLARPGVLASMTLLFVLAIRELGSSLFLYTSNTMVMSVLLLDYYEGGNIGKTAAFSLVQTLLLGVLIGGANWLSRGSAQGNVARTG; from the coding sequence TTGCACGGACAGGCCGACCGGCGCAGCGAAGCTATGCGAAGCGCCAGCGAGGGAACTCGCCGCCGCGCGTTCACCGGTCTCTGGGTCGCGGCATTGCTGGCGATCCTGACCTTCCTGGTCATCTATCCCGTCTTCATGCTGCTGCTCGGTGCCCTCACCGACACCAATCCGGTGGTCGACGGCATCCGTCTCAGCCTGAGCCATTTGTCGATCGCCAATTTCCTCGCTGTGCTGGCCAATCCGAATGTCGCCGAAGCGCTGCTCAACACGCTGATTGCTTGCGGCGGCGGCACGGTGATCGCGGTCGCGATCGGGCTCCTGTTTTCCTGGATCGTGGTGCGCACCAACACGCCATTCAAGGGCTTCATCGCCGCGGCCAGCATCCTGCCGCTGTTCGCGCCGCCGCTGGTCGCCGGCGTGGCCTGGGCTATTCTCGGTTCGCCGAAGACCGGCTTGATCAACACGATGTTCAAGTGGATGGGCTCCGACCTGCGCGTCGATCTCTACTCGATGTGGGGCCTGGTGTTCGTGTTCGGCATCTACTATGCGCCGTACGTCTACATGTTCACCTCGTCGGCGCTGCGCAACATGGACCCGAGCCTGGAGGAGGCCGCGGAAATCTCCGGCGCGAGCCCGGTCGCGACCCTGTTCACGGTGACGTTCCCGCTGATCATGCCGGCAATCGTCTCGGGCATGCTGCTGTCGTTCATCGTGATGCTCGGCATCTACGGCATCCCGGCCGTGCTCGGGGCGCCGACCAACCTGAGCGTGCTCACCACCTACATCTTCAAGCTCACCAACTGGTCGCCGCCGCTCTACAACACCGCGGCGGCGGTCGCGATCATCCTGATGGTGGTCACGGGGCTGCTGGTCTATCTGCAGCAGAAATTGCTGAGCGGGCGCAGCTATACCACCGTCGCGGGCAAGGCGTTCCGGCCGCGCAGCCTCGATCTCGGGCCGTGGCGCTGGCTCACCTTCGCGATCGGGATCGTCTACCTCCTCATCGTCGTGGTGCTGCCGTCGCTGGCGCTGATCGTCGCGGCGTTCCGCAAGTTCATGTTCATCCGCGACGTCGCGAGCCTGTTCGACATGCGGCAATATTCGCTGACGCATTTCGAGAGCATCTTCGACAATCCGTTGACGATGCGGTCGATCTACAATGCGGTCGAGGTCGGCGTCATCACGGCTGTGGTCGGCGGCGCGCTCGCCTTTGCGATCGGCTACACCATCCATCGCACCCGCGTCAGCGGGCGCGGCGCCATCGACCTGATCTCGACCCTGCCGGTCGCGATCCCCGGGCTGGTGGTGGGCGTCGCCTATCTCTGGGCCTGGATCGGCGTGCCGGGCGGGCTCTACGGCACGATCTGGATTCTCGCGCTGGCCTTCATTGCGCGCTTCATGCCGGACACCGTGAAGGCGCTGTCGACCTCGTTCCTGCAAATCCACCGCGAGCTCGAGGAGGCCGCCTGGGTCTGCGGCAAGGGCGTGCTCGGCACCATCAGGACGATCGTTTTGCCGCTGGCGCGGCCGGGCGTGCTGGCGTCGATGACGCTGCTGTTCGTGCTGGCGATCCGCGAGCTCGGCTCGTCGCTGTTCCTCTACACCAGCAACACCATGGTGATGTCGGTGCTGCTGCTCGACTATTACGAGGGCGGCAATATCGGCAAGACCGCGGCCTTCAGCCTGGTGCAGACGCTGCTGCTCGGTGTCCTGATCGGCGGCGCCAACTGGCTGTCGCGCGGATCAGCGCAGGGCAACGTAGCGCGGACCGGATAA
- a CDS encoding darcynin family protein: MVTLQTTSSPVLPEHEDDPHRFHIFVMVKTTRHWLDLKTEQRLAFLHEEVIPLLRRRPELKVRWFEPEAFSTRATDVMICETDDLSAWAWFCDHLRETRFWDHYFEVLDIMPALEGNYLA, translated from the coding sequence ATGGTGACACTGCAAACGACCTCGTCCCCCGTGCTTCCCGAACACGAGGACGATCCGCACAGGTTTCATATCTTCGTCATGGTCAAGACCACGCGGCACTGGCTCGATCTGAAGACCGAGCAGCGCCTCGCCTTCCTGCATGAGGAGGTCATTCCTTTGCTCCGGCGCCGTCCGGAGCTGAAGGTGCGGTGGTTCGAGCCGGAGGCCTTCTCGACCAGGGCGACCGACGTCATGATCTGCGAGACCGATGACCTCTCGGCCTGGGCGTGGTTCTGCGACCACCTGCGCGAGACGAGGTTCTGGGACCATTACTTCGAAGTGCTCGACATCATGCCGGCGCTCGAAGGCAATTACCTTGCCTAG